The genomic DNA TTTCTGTTCCAATCGGCGGATGTGATCATCAATTGCCTTGTTGATATGTTCAACTGCACCCTGTCGGGCTTGCGGGTCGACGGGGACGTCAGCGCCCTCAATAATGTCCATAAGAAGCCCCAAAGAGTACGGACCGCCTTTTGCCAAGAATTGCTGATACTCTGCACGAGCGAGATCTGTTGCACCCAAAGCAGCAAAGGAATGGCTTCGCGTTACCCACTCAGTACTCTGCCCATGGACTATGTATCCAAGCAAAAGATCCATCGTTCTCAGGACCGATCCTTTTTCGCCCCAGTCGATTTTGTTCTCTGCTTTCGGATTCGGGGTAAGCGCTATTCTTGATTCAGCCGCATACAAGGCTTTGCCCAAATCATAGCCATGACGAAGTTCATACGTGACGCGGACGCCGTGTGCCCATGGTTGATCCGGCCATTTCGTTTCAGCTTTCGTCAACTGGGACTCAAAGTCCTCGGCGGGCATAGCCTCGTATAGAAGATTCAAATACCGGACGCCGACATCTTCATAGCCAGGATCTATCTCCAACACCTTTTCATAACCTTCCAGCGCAAGAGAAACTTCACCCCATGCTTGCATCTGCTTTGCCACGATGAACAAAACACATGTGCTATTGGGTCGGATCTTTTGTGCCTGTTCAAAATCGGCCCGGGCACCGGCTTTGTTCTCCAGCGCGTTCTTGGAATAGCCGCGCCAGATGAGTGTAACCGCATCTTCAGAATTCAAGGACAACGCGCGATCCGCGTCTTCAATTGCCCGCTGATAGTGCCCGTAACAGTGCAAAGCCTGCGCCCGTTTGGCGTTGTAGTCCTGACGCGCCTCCAACGGTTCGTCATTCAGGTCAAGCAGCGCAGTGCAGGCCGGAATAGCCATTTCTGATCCACCGCTCATTCCACAGGCG from Ruegeria sp. HKCCD4315 includes the following:
- a CDS encoding tetratricopeptide repeat protein; the protein is MRVRLAALIVVFSTLLLAFNAPSKAERDYAKLRAACGMSGGSEMAIPACTALLDLNDEPLEARQDYNAKRAQALHCYGHYQRAIEDADRALSLNSEDAVTLIWRGYSKNALENKAGARADFEQAQKIRPNSTCVLFIVAKQMQAWGEVSLALEGYEKVLEIDPGYEDVGVRYLNLLYEAMPAEDFESQLTKAETKWPDQPWAHGVRVTYELRHGYDLGKALYAAESRIALTPNPKAENKIDWGEKGSVLRTMDLLLGYIVHGQSTEWVTRSHSFAALGATDLARAEYQQFLAKGGPYSLGLLMDIIEGADVPVDPQARQGAVEHINKAIDDHIRRLEQKVGFASLGPQAK